From a region of the Streptomyces caniferus genome:
- a CDS encoding HAMP domain-containing protein encodes MALDPARPESASPPPEPPEPTQSPQPPASRYDGQWVRTSELRPLLAAMMALRDGDFTARVDIPPGGSATDGVVADMTGVFHQVVARNAHLASELQRVRGEIIRQGRLDERISASPGQGTWTTNIEAANTVLQALVVPLAKATRVLDAVADGDLTQRVDLHDGNRQLRGDLRRLGSGVNRMVDQLSLFTGEVTRVAREVGTEGRLGGRAKVQGLSGDWLHVTEAVNTMASRLTAQVRDIAVVTTAVATGDLTQQVTVEATGELLELKLTVNKMVDQLRAFADEVTRVAREVGTEGQLGGRAQVRGVSGVWKDLTDNVNFMASNLTWQVRNIAQVTTAVANGDLSQKITVDARGEILELKSTINTMVDQLSAFADEVTRVAREVGTEGRLGGRAQVRGVSGVWRDLTESVNFMADNLTSQVRNIALVATAVAEGDLGKTITVEAKGEILELKTTINTMVDQLSAFADEVTRVAREVGTEGNLGGQAQVRGVSGVWKDLTDNVNFMALNLTSQVRNIAQVTTAVANGDLSKKIDVDARGEILELKDTVNTMVQQLRAFADEVTRVAREVGTEGRLGGRAQVHGVSGVWKNLTDNVNSMADNLTSQVRNIAQVATAVAKGDLSKKIDVDARGEILELKTTINTMVDTLSSFSSEVTRVAREVGSEGQLGGQARVEGVYGTWKRLTTSVNELALNLTTQVRAIAEVASAVTQGDMSGSITVDAQGEVAALKNNINLMVANLRETTRAKDWLESNLARIASLMQGHRDLVEVADLILRELTPLVNAQFGAFFLAEAGAEPGEGLELIAGYGTGQPEGRRSLPRLRLGTPGWGLITQSAMEKKRIVVEAVPPDYITISSGLGAAAPASIVILPILFEDQVLGVIELASFSRFSDVHLAFIDQFVNTIGVSINTIIANSRTESLLSESQRLTAELRQRSDELQLTNAELEEKAALLATSSQYKSEFLANMSHELRTPLNSLLVLSRLLADNPEGRLSTQEVEFAVTIHRAGSDLLQLINDILDLSKIEAGRMDVHPKALPLIKLLDYVRATFKPLTVDRGLTFDVKVGEDVPKELFSDEQRLQQILRNLLSNAVKFTSSGSVELIVQRVPGADFEEDSLRTADDVIALSVKDTGIGISPEKLDGIFEAFQQSDGTTNRKYGGTGLGLSISRDMAALLGGRIIAESEPGVGSTFTLYVPARYTGPFPAPSPTAATHPADSIAQAGPARPVLAEQLTARTTTPASTPQSSSSGDVFATAGEHDQAPHLSSPSPDGGDVTWPETTRLKDWLSGRPGEVLADRRILIVDDDIRNVFALTHVLGRVGISVKYAENGREGLEVLDRTPDVSLVLMDIMMPEMDGYEMIKAIRQAPRFADLPVIALTAKAMPGDREKAIESGANDYIPKPVDVDRLLTVICGLLDPKNGTLVPQPDTESSGDSDGPDTLGLSPPSDTADTTHPSDGPHTAHDTGGTGQDDQGTAGQPS; translated from the coding sequence ATGGCGCTCGACCCGGCTCGGCCCGAGTCTGCTTCTCCGCCCCCAGAGCCTCCCGAGCCCACTCAGTCCCCACAGCCCCCCGCCTCCCGGTACGACGGGCAGTGGGTACGGACCAGTGAGCTGCGGCCGCTCCTCGCGGCGATGATGGCGCTGCGCGACGGGGATTTCACCGCACGTGTGGATATCCCGCCGGGCGGCTCCGCCACGGACGGCGTGGTGGCCGATATGACGGGCGTCTTCCATCAGGTCGTCGCCCGCAACGCCCATCTCGCCTCCGAGCTGCAACGCGTACGCGGCGAGATCATCCGGCAGGGGCGGCTGGACGAGCGGATCTCCGCCAGCCCCGGCCAGGGGACCTGGACGACGAACATCGAGGCGGCCAACACCGTGCTCCAGGCGCTGGTGGTCCCGCTCGCCAAAGCGACCCGGGTGCTGGACGCGGTGGCCGACGGCGACCTGACCCAGCGGGTCGATCTGCACGACGGCAACCGCCAGCTCCGCGGCGATCTGCGCCGCCTGGGCAGCGGAGTGAACCGCATGGTCGACCAGCTGTCGCTGTTCACCGGCGAGGTCACCCGGGTCGCCCGCGAGGTCGGCACCGAGGGCCGGCTGGGCGGCCGGGCCAAGGTCCAGGGGCTCTCCGGCGACTGGCTCCATGTGACCGAGGCGGTCAACACCATGGCGTCGCGGCTGACCGCGCAGGTCCGGGACATCGCCGTGGTGACCACCGCGGTGGCCACCGGCGACCTGACCCAGCAGGTGACGGTCGAGGCCACCGGTGAGCTGCTGGAGCTGAAGCTCACCGTCAACAAGATGGTGGACCAGCTGCGGGCGTTCGCCGACGAGGTCACCCGGGTGGCCCGGGAGGTCGGCACCGAGGGCCAGCTCGGCGGCCGTGCGCAGGTCAGGGGCGTATCCGGGGTCTGGAAGGACCTCACCGACAACGTCAACTTCATGGCGTCCAACCTGACCTGGCAGGTCCGCAACATCGCCCAGGTGACCACGGCCGTGGCCAACGGCGACCTGAGCCAGAAGATCACCGTGGACGCACGGGGCGAGATCCTGGAGCTGAAGTCGACGATCAACACGATGGTCGACCAGCTCTCCGCCTTCGCCGACGAGGTCACCCGCGTCGCCCGCGAGGTCGGCACCGAAGGCCGGCTGGGCGGCCGGGCGCAGGTCAGGGGCGTGTCCGGGGTCTGGCGCGATCTCACCGAGAGCGTCAACTTCATGGCGGACAACCTGACGTCCCAGGTCCGCAACATCGCCCTGGTCGCCACCGCCGTCGCGGAGGGCGACCTCGGCAAGACGATCACCGTCGAGGCCAAGGGCGAGATCCTGGAGCTGAAGACGACGATCAACACGATGGTCGACCAGCTCTCCGCCTTCGCCGACGAGGTCACCCGCGTCGCCCGCGAGGTCGGCACCGAAGGAAACCTGGGCGGTCAGGCGCAGGTCAGGGGCGTCTCCGGGGTCTGGAAGGACCTCACCGACAACGTCAACTTCATGGCGCTCAACCTGACGTCCCAGGTCCGCAACATCGCCCAGGTCACCACGGCCGTGGCCAACGGCGACCTGTCCAAGAAGATCGACGTCGACGCCCGCGGCGAGATCCTGGAGCTGAAGGACACCGTCAACACGATGGTCCAGCAGCTGCGGGCGTTCGCGGACGAGGTCACGCGCGTGGCCCGCGAGGTCGGCACCGAGGGCCGGCTCGGCGGCCGGGCCCAGGTCCACGGCGTCTCCGGCGTGTGGAAGAACCTCACCGACAACGTCAACTCCATGGCCGACAACCTGACGTCCCAGGTCCGCAACATCGCCCAGGTCGCCACCGCCGTCGCCAAGGGCGACCTGTCCAAGAAGATCGACGTCGACGCCCGCGGCGAGATCCTGGAACTGAAGACGACGATCAACACGATGGTCGACACCCTGTCGTCGTTCTCGTCCGAGGTGACCCGCGTGGCCCGTGAGGTCGGCAGCGAGGGCCAGCTCGGCGGCCAGGCCCGGGTCGAGGGCGTCTACGGCACCTGGAAGCGGCTGACCACCAGCGTCAACGAGCTGGCACTGAACCTGACGACGCAGGTCCGCGCGATCGCCGAAGTGGCCAGCGCCGTCACCCAGGGCGATATGTCCGGCTCGATCACCGTGGACGCCCAGGGCGAGGTCGCGGCCCTGAAGAACAACATCAACCTGATGGTCGCCAACCTCCGCGAGACCACCCGCGCCAAGGACTGGCTGGAGTCCAACCTCGCCCGTATCGCCAGCCTGATGCAGGGCCACCGCGACCTGGTCGAGGTCGCCGACCTGATCCTGCGCGAGCTGACCCCGCTGGTGAACGCGCAGTTCGGCGCATTCTTCCTGGCCGAGGCGGGCGCCGAACCGGGCGAGGGCCTGGAGCTGATCGCCGGTTACGGCACCGGCCAGCCCGAGGGCCGCCGCTCGCTGCCGCGGCTGCGGCTGGGCACCCCCGGCTGGGGCCTGATCACCCAGTCCGCCATGGAGAAGAAGCGCATCGTCGTCGAGGCCGTCCCGCCCGACTACATCACCATCAGCTCCGGACTCGGCGCCGCGGCCCCGGCCAGCATCGTCATCCTCCCGATCCTCTTCGAGGACCAGGTGCTCGGCGTGATCGAGCTGGCCTCCTTCAGCCGGTTCAGCGACGTCCACCTCGCCTTCATCGACCAGTTCGTGAACACCATCGGCGTCTCGATCAACACCATCATCGCCAACTCCCGTACGGAATCCCTGCTGTCGGAGTCCCAGCGGCTGACCGCCGAGCTCCGCCAGCGCTCCGACGAACTCCAGCTGACGAACGCGGAGTTGGAGGAGAAGGCGGCCCTCCTGGCCACCTCCTCGCAGTACAAGTCGGAATTCCTGGCGAACATGTCGCACGAGCTGCGCACGCCGCTGAACTCCCTGCTGGTGCTCTCCCGGCTCCTCGCCGACAACCCCGAGGGCCGGCTCTCCACCCAGGAGGTGGAATTCGCCGTCACCATCCACCGCGCGGGCTCCGACCTCCTCCAGCTCATCAACGACATCCTCGACCTGTCGAAGATCGAGGCCGGCCGGATGGACGTCCACCCCAAGGCCCTGCCGCTGATCAAGCTGCTCGACTACGTCCGCGCCACCTTCAAGCCGCTCACCGTCGACCGCGGCCTCACCTTCGACGTCAAGGTCGGCGAGGACGTCCCCAAGGAACTCTTCTCCGACGAACAGCGCCTCCAGCAGATCCTGCGCAACCTGCTGTCCAACGCCGTGAAGTTCACCTCCTCCGGCAGCGTGGAACTCATCGTCCAGCGGGTACCGGGCGCGGACTTCGAGGAGGACTCCCTCCGCACCGCCGACGACGTCATCGCCCTCTCCGTGAAGGACACCGGCATCGGCATCTCACCGGAGAAACTCGACGGCATCTTCGAGGCGTTCCAGCAGTCCGACGGCACCACCAACCGCAAATACGGCGGCACCGGCCTGGGCCTGTCCATCAGCCGCGACATGGCCGCGCTGCTCGGCGGCCGGATCATCGCCGAGAGCGAGCCGGGCGTCGGCTCGACCTTCACCCTCTACGTGCCCGCGCGCTACACCGGCCCCTTCCCCGCGCCGAGTCCCACCGCCGCGACCCACCCCGCGGACAGCATCGCGCAGGCCGGCCCCGCCCGCCCCGTCCTGGCCGAACAGCTCACGGCCAGGACCACGACGCCCGCGAGCACTCCCCAGAGCTCCTCGTCCGGCGACGTCTTCGCCACCGCGGGGGAGCACGATCAGGCACCGCACCTGAGCAGCCCCTCCCCCGACGGCGGCGATGTCACCTGGCCCGAGACCACCCGCCTCAAGGACTGGCTGAGCGGACGCCCCGGCGAGGTGCTGGCCGACCGCCGCATCCTCATCGTCGACGACGACATCCGCAATGTCTTCGCGCTCACGCACGTATTGGGCCGGGTCGGCATCAGCGTCAAATACGCCGAGAACGGCCGCGAGGGTCTGGAGGTCCTCGACCGGACCCCGGACGTGTCACTGGTGCTGATGGACATCATGATGCCCGAAATGGACGGTTACGAGATGATCAAGGCGATCCGTCAAGCGCCACGGTTCGCGGACCTGCCGGTCATCGCGCTCACCGCGAAGGCCATGCCGGGCGACCGCGAGAAGGCGATCGAGAGCGGGGCCAACGACTACATCCCCAAGCCGGTGGACGTGGACCGGCTGCTGACCGTGATCTGCGGCCTCCTCGACCCGAAGAACGGCACCCTGGTCCCGCAGCCCGACACCGAGAGCTCCGGCGACTCCGACGGCCCGGACACCCTCGGCCTCTCCCCGCCCTCCGATACCGCTGACACAACCCACCCCTCCGACGGCCCCCACACCGCCCATGACACCGGCGGCACCGGCCAGGACGACCAGGGAACGGCGGGGCAGCCCTCATGA
- a CDS encoding SpoIIE family protein phosphatase: MESVSRKGLPANQLAAAGARKFVRALLTERATAPSATAGPGAAAISAELIHDAVLLTSELVTNAVMYAGTDIDVTCRLEHGRPDAEGDGERRPAKVGVVVEVSDRHPARGVRGGVDARTGEPGYGLQLVGALAECWGVTYHRAAKTVWFRLDATEGEPLRPRSVPQRESRPAEPPVRPAHPVTPRRRPHGFAAEWADRGGPSFLAETSELLAGQLDQDMVTALAAQLLVPRLADWCAIWLTTEGGGVQLSRVWHVDERRIAPLRDELERDPPSDIIRTAGTPWPWPECAGAAPSGGSALAFPLVARDVDQGMLLLGRAGHLQMTDTVVRMVEDVARRVAQAVFTARQYTRQTTISLALQRRQLPATLASIVGVDTAIVYEPHGEGQTVGGDFYDVFPMGERRWCFLLGDVQGKDPEAMSVTGLARHLVRLLAREGHGVESVLGRLNLAMAEESAEAVEMGGEQATSRFLSLLYGELEVDPGVPGARCTVATAGHPPPLHMFVDGAVEAASDPQMLLGIDGGTEFHASSFVLAPGETLLCVTDGVTERRCGNWQLDDNDGLIEILRDGMGLGAKALAEHVRRAAHDFGTGPVEDDLSVLVLQAVTPAADRRS; encoded by the coding sequence ATGGAATCCGTGTCCCGGAAAGGCCTGCCCGCGAACCAGCTCGCGGCCGCAGGCGCACGTAAATTCGTGCGCGCGCTGCTCACCGAGCGGGCGACGGCCCCCTCCGCCACGGCCGGGCCCGGCGCGGCGGCGATCAGCGCGGAACTCATCCACGACGCCGTCCTGCTCACCAGCGAGCTGGTCACCAACGCCGTGATGTACGCCGGTACCGATATCGACGTGACCTGCCGCCTGGAGCACGGCCGGCCGGACGCCGAGGGCGACGGGGAGCGCCGCCCGGCCAAGGTGGGCGTGGTGGTGGAGGTCTCCGACCGGCACCCCGCCCGGGGTGTACGCGGCGGCGTCGACGCCCGCACCGGAGAGCCGGGATACGGACTCCAGCTGGTGGGCGCGCTGGCGGAGTGCTGGGGCGTGACCTACCACCGGGCCGCGAAGACCGTGTGGTTCCGTCTGGACGCCACCGAGGGCGAGCCGCTGCGCCCCCGCTCCGTGCCCCAGCGCGAATCGCGCCCCGCCGAGCCACCCGTACGCCCGGCCCACCCCGTGACCCCGCGCCGCCGCCCGCACGGGTTCGCCGCCGAATGGGCCGACCGCGGCGGCCCCTCCTTCCTCGCCGAGACCAGCGAACTCCTGGCCGGGCAACTCGACCAGGACATGGTCACCGCGCTCGCCGCCCAGCTGCTGGTGCCGCGGCTCGCCGACTGGTGCGCCATCTGGCTGACCACGGAGGGCGGCGGTGTGCAGCTGTCACGGGTCTGGCACGTCGACGAGCGGCGGATCGCGCCCCTCCGCGACGAACTGGAACGGGACCCGCCGTCCGACATCATCCGCACCGCCGGCACCCCCTGGCCCTGGCCGGAATGCGCCGGTGCGGCCCCCTCGGGCGGGTCCGCGCTCGCCTTCCCCCTGGTGGCCCGCGACGTCGATCAGGGCATGCTGCTGCTCGGCCGGGCCGGACACCTGCAGATGACCGACACCGTGGTGCGGATGGTCGAGGACGTGGCCCGCCGGGTCGCGCAGGCCGTCTTCACCGCCCGCCAGTACACCCGGCAGACCACGATCAGCCTGGCGCTCCAGCGCCGGCAGCTGCCCGCCACGCTCGCCAGCATCGTCGGCGTCGACACGGCGATCGTCTATGAGCCGCACGGCGAGGGGCAGACCGTCGGCGGCGACTTCTACGACGTCTTCCCGATGGGCGAGCGCCGCTGGTGCTTCCTGCTCGGGGACGTCCAGGGCAAGGACCCAGAGGCGATGTCCGTGACCGGTCTGGCGCGCCATCTGGTGCGGCTGCTGGCGCGCGAGGGCCATGGCGTCGAGTCCGTGCTCGGCAGGCTGAATCTGGCCATGGCGGAGGAGAGCGCGGAGGCGGTGGAGATGGGCGGCGAGCAGGCCACCTCCCGCTTCCTGAGCCTGCTGTACGGCGAGCTGGAGGTCGATCCGGGCGTCCCCGGGGCCCGGTGCACGGTCGCCACCGCCGGCCACCCGCCGCCGCTGCACATGTTCGTCGACGGCGCCGTGGAGGCGGCCTCGGACCCCCAGATGCTGCTGGGCATCGACGGGGGCACCGAATTCCATGCCAGCTCCTTCGTCCTCGCACCGGGCGAGACGCTGCTGTGCGTGACCGACGGCGTCACCGAACGCCGGTGCGGCAACTGGCAGTTGGACGACAACGACGGTCTGATCGAGATCCTGCGGGACGGCATGGGCCTGGGCGCCAAGGCCCTCGCCGAGCACGTACGGCGCGCCGCACACGACTTCGGTACCGGCCCGGTCGAGGACGACCTGTCGGTGCTGGTGCTGCAGGCGGTGACTCCGGCGGCCGACCGGCGCTCGTGA
- a CDS encoding long-chain fatty acid--CoA ligase, with translation MYSTMQDVPLLISRILEHGRTVHGQATVTTWTGEPEPHRRTFAEIGNRAAQLAHALRDELSVADEERVGTLMWNNAEHLEAYLAIPSSGAVLHTLNLRLPAEQLVWIINHAEDRVVLVNGTLLPLLAPLLPQLPGIEHVVVVGPGDRSVLEGAAARVHDYEELLAGRPESYDWPETDEREAAALCYTSGTTGDPKGVLYSHRSLYLHSMQVNTAEAFALTSRDITLPVVPMFHVNAWGLPHAAFMAGASLLMPDRFLQPAPLAEMIETVRPTIGAAVPTIWQGLLAELDSTQRDVACLRTVVIGGSACPPALMRGFEERHGIRVVHAWGMTETSPLGSVSHPPAGVSGDDEWAYRATQGRFPASVEARLIGPNGELLPCDGKAAGELEVRGPWIAGAYYGGAQGEPLRPEDKFSPDGWLRTGDVGTITPNGYLTLTDRAKDVIKSGGEWISSVELENHLMAHPHVAEAAVVAVPDDKWGERPLATVVLIQGATIGYEELKAFLGERIARWQLPERWAVIPAVPKTSVGKFDKKVLRRQYAEGELDVTLLA, from the coding sequence GTGTACAGCACCATGCAAGACGTACCCCTGCTGATCAGCCGGATTCTGGAGCACGGCCGGACCGTCCATGGACAGGCGACCGTGACGACATGGACCGGTGAGCCCGAGCCCCATCGCCGCACCTTCGCCGAGATCGGCAACCGCGCCGCCCAGCTGGCCCATGCGCTGCGCGACGAGCTGTCCGTCGCCGACGAGGAGCGGGTCGGCACCCTCATGTGGAACAACGCCGAGCACCTGGAGGCCTACCTCGCGATCCCCTCCTCGGGGGCGGTGCTGCACACCCTCAATCTGCGGCTGCCCGCCGAGCAGCTGGTGTGGATCATCAACCACGCCGAGGACCGGGTCGTGCTCGTCAACGGGACCCTGCTGCCGCTGCTCGCCCCGTTGCTCCCGCAGCTGCCGGGCATCGAGCACGTCGTTGTCGTCGGCCCCGGTGACCGCTCCGTACTGGAGGGCGCCGCCGCGCGGGTGCACGACTACGAGGAGCTGCTCGCCGGGCGGCCGGAGAGCTACGACTGGCCGGAGACCGACGAGCGGGAGGCCGCGGCGCTCTGCTACACCTCGGGGACCACCGGCGACCCCAAGGGCGTGCTCTACAGCCACCGTTCGCTGTATCTGCACTCGATGCAGGTCAACACCGCCGAGGCGTTCGCGCTCACCTCGCGCGACATCACGCTGCCGGTCGTGCCGATGTTCCACGTCAACGCCTGGGGCCTGCCGCACGCCGCCTTCATGGCCGGTGCGTCCCTGCTGATGCCGGACCGCTTCCTGCAGCCAGCGCCGCTCGCCGAGATGATCGAGACGGTACGTCCCACCATCGGCGCCGCCGTGCCGACCATCTGGCAGGGCCTGCTCGCCGAACTCGACAGCACACAGCGCGACGTCGCCTGTCTGCGCACCGTCGTCATCGGCGGCTCCGCCTGCCCGCCCGCCCTGATGCGCGGCTTCGAGGAGCGCCACGGCATCCGCGTCGTGCACGCCTGGGGCATGACCGAGACCTCCCCGCTGGGCAGCGTCTCCCACCCGCCGGCCGGGGTCAGCGGCGACGACGAGTGGGCCTACCGCGCCACCCAGGGCCGCTTCCCCGCCTCCGTCGAGGCACGGCTGATCGGCCCCAACGGCGAACTGCTCCCCTGCGACGGCAAGGCCGCGGGCGAACTGGAGGTCCGCGGCCCCTGGATCGCCGGCGCCTACTACGGCGGCGCACAGGGCGAACCACTCCGCCCCGAGGACAAGTTCAGCCCCGACGGCTGGCTGCGCACCGGCGATGTCGGCACGATCACCCCGAACGGCTACCTCACGCTGACCGACCGCGCCAAGGACGTCATCAAGTCCGGCGGCGAATGGATCTCCTCGGTCGAGCTGGAGAACCACCTGATGGCCCACCCGCATGTCGCGGAGGCCGCCGTGGTCGCCGTACCGGACGACAAGTGGGGCGAGCGGCCGCTGGCGACGGTGGTGCTCATCCAGGGCGCGACCATCGGCTACGAGGAGCTGAAGGCGTTCCTCGGCGAGCGGATCGCGCGCTGGCAGCTGCCGGAGCGCTGGGCGGTGATCCCGGCGGTGCCCAAGACGAGCGTGGGCAAGTTCGACAAGAAGGTGCTGCGCCGCCAGTACGCGGAGGGCGAGCTGGACGTGACGCTGCTGGCCTGA